In Lineus longissimus chromosome 9, tnLinLong1.2, whole genome shotgun sequence, one genomic interval encodes:
- the LOC135493625 gene encoding uncharacterized protein LOC135493625 has translation MIRSEHVLLKHAGVETVITSLRDNYWILGLRRLAKSVKKRCIPCQKVDAQACNQFAAPLPALRIHEAPPFTVTGLDYAGPLYCLDLPETKLYILLFTCAVVRSVHLELTESLSAPDYILALRRFAARRGLPSILYSDNAKTFEATQKELVRYLAARSPQWKFIVPRSPWWGGWWERLVRSVKGALKKSLGAQCLTRSELETSLVEVEACISSRPLTFVSDDVDGPNPLTPSHFLIGRTACFQTKVAESEVELTQDNLTEREIIRQRSLELFWEIWSKDYIRNLPPSVTKFKTKGKVGVGSLVLIHEDNVPRMKWPLGLVTKEFPG, from the coding sequence ATGATTAGATCTGAACATGTCCTATTGAAGCATGCTGGTGTTGAGACCGTGATTACATCACTCAGAGACAATTATTGGATCTTAGGCCTTAGACGCTTAGCTAAGTCGGTTAAGAAGCGTTGCATTCCTTGTCAAAAGGTGGATGCTCAGGCTTGCAACCAGTTTGCTGCTCCTTTACCAGCGCTCCGAATCCACGAGGCCCCACCGTTCACTGTGACAGGCTTGGATTACGCCGGTCCCTTGTACTGTTTAGATCTTCCGGAAACTAAACTTTATATCCTGTTATTCACGTGCGCAGTTGTGAGGTCAGTTCATTTGGAATTGACGGAGTCCTTGTCAGCACCGGATTACATACTGGCTCTCAGACGCTTTGCGGCTAGGCGGGGTCTGCCCTCTATATTGTATTCGGACAATGCTAAGACGTTTGAAGCCACCCAGAAGGAACTCGTGAGATACCTTGCTGCCCGAAGCCCTCAGTGGAAGTTCATTGTTCCCCGTTCTCCCTGGTGGGGAGGATGGTGGGAGCGTTTAGTACGCTCTGTCAAGGGCGCGTTGAAGAAGTCACTGGGTGCTCAGTGTCTTACACGGTCGGAGTTAGAAACCAGTTTGGTAGAGGTGGAGGCTTGCATCAGTTCACGACCTCTAACATTTGTGAGTGATGATGTAGACGGTCCTAATCCACTTACTCCTTCTCATTTCTTAATAGGTAGAACTGCGTGCTTCCAGACGAAGGTTGCCGAGTCAGAGGTCGAATTGACTCAAGACAATTTGACCGAGAGAGAGATAATTCGACAGAGAAGTCTAGAGTTGTTCTGGGAAATATGGAGCAAAGATTATATCCGTAATCTTCCACCGTCGGTGACCAAATTCAAAACTAAAGGTAAAGTAGGAGTAGGTTCGTTAGTTCTGATCCACGAGGACAACGTGCCTCGTATGAAATGGCCCCTAGGCCTAGTGACCAAGGAGTTTCCGGGCTGA